A stretch of Cicer arietinum cultivar CDC Frontier isolate Library 1 chromosome 5, Cicar.CDCFrontier_v2.0, whole genome shotgun sequence DNA encodes these proteins:
- the LOC101506755 gene encoding F-box/LRR-repeat protein At5g63520, which produces MAEDTPSSSSARSTTKGKSSTEPNIGISLLNDDLLHNILTRLPALTFASASCVSKSWNSVCNRIISRPKLSSALSLNPTLRVAVNEVINKVLSEPIRPYFAIANVGCGFEPSKILRLIKRKLGLNIPVIVTVNNGIIGRDALTNEFKEVKWGALFSGTGDEEYARHVNEGIVLTIGYLPGLKVEAIPLIRPPQTPQEPSVDSFVMDIKEYSASVSGRPFPVGIILFGEASSDMKLVLEKLDYAMPIDTVIVGDERGCSLFRCGNDSRTVCGSRGYIEAVALVFAQDRNRSSGNIRFHAAFSNGVSPVGSRYKAASVRTNYTDCSTWLTAKREGHQELLDGQSILHDINTLLENHIDSPELYIGVTKHRKVSIGAERPRPRTCIAYHGVVGGDEEYLYVDGMGIKTGDIFRFYHSDPSFALASLTEVRDALNKMKLERNSRSLEGDGDKATNVFGGLIFACYGRGESFFERPNADSSPFLENFPGVPLGGIFCGGEMVRPCTTKIGLCPDEKPISCFLHVYSTVYLMMSYDPPSVEY; this is translated from the exons ATGGCGGAGGATACACCGAGTTCATCATCGGCGAGATCTACCACCAAGGGAAAATCCTCAACCGAACCAAACATTGGCATTTCCTTACTCAACGACGATCTTCTCCATAACATTCTCACCAGACTTCCTGCCCTAACGTTCGCTTCTGCATCTTGCGTTAGCAAATCGTGGAATTCTGTTTGCAATCGCATCATTTCTCGTCCCAAACTTTCTTCTGCGCTTTCTCTTAACCCTACACTCCGT GTCGCTGTGAATGAGGTTATCAACAAGGTTCTGTCTGAGCCAATTAGACCTTATTTTGCTATTGCAAATGTTGGTTGTGGATTCGAACCGAGCAAGATTCTGCGGCTT ATTAAACGGAAATTGGGGTTGAATATTCCGGTTATTGTCACGGTGAATAATGGTATTATTGGAAGGGATGCTCTTACTAATGAATTTAAAGAG GTTAAATGGGGTGCCCTTTTTAGTGGCACCGGCGACGAAGAATATGCAAGGCATGTAAATGAAGGCATAGTTTTGACAATTGGTTACTTGCCAGGATTAAAAGTTGAAGCTATACCGTTAATACGGCCGCCACAG ACACCTCAAGAACCATCAGTTGATAGTTTTGTGATGGATATCAAGGAGTACTCTGCCTCTGTTTCTGGTCGCCCATTCCCTGTTGGGATTATATTGTTTGGA GAAGCAAGCAGTGACATGAAACTGGTTCTGGAGAAGTTGG ACTATGCCATGCCTATAGACACTGTTATTGTGGGTGATGAGAGAGGATGCTCTTTATTCAGATGTGGAAATGATTCTAGAACCGTTTGTGGTAGTAGAGGGTACATAGAAGCTGTTGCCCTTGTATTTGCTCAGGACAGAAATAGGTCTTCTG GAAATATTAGATTTCATGCTGCATTCTCAAATGGTGTTTCACCTGTGGGTAGCAGATACAAGGCAGCTTCAGTTAGAACAAACTACACCGACTGTTCAACATGGCTAACTGCCAAGAGGGAAGGGCATCAGGAACTTCTTGACGGTCAGAGTATTTTACATGATATTAACACTTTG CTGGAAAATCACATCGACTCTCCTGAACTGTACATTGGGGTAACTAAACATAGAAAAGTCTCTATTGGAGCAGAGAGGCCAAGGCCAAGAACTTGTATTGCATATCATGGAGTTGTGGG AGGTGACGAAGAGTATCTTTATGTTGATGGAATGGGCATCAAGACAGGAGATATCTTTCGGTTCTATCATTCAGATCCGAGTTTTGCGTTAGCTTCATTAACCGAGGTTCGTGATGCCCTTAACAAAATGAAGCTGGAAAGGAATTCCAGGAGTTTGGAAGGTGATGGAGACAAAGCTACCAATGTTTTTGGTGGTCTTATTTTTGCTTGTTATGGCCGTGGTGAATCGTTTTTCGAACGTCCTAATGCTGATAGCTCTCCCTTCTTGGAGAATTTTCCAGGAGTGCCATTGGGTGGAATTTTTTGTGGTGGAGAAATGGTGCGTCCTTGTACCACTAAGATTGGTCTATGTCCAGATGAAAAACCTATCAGTTGCTTTTTGCATGTTTATAGCACTGTCTATTTAATGATGTCATATGATCCTCCCTCTGTGGAATATTAG